GGTCTACTAAAGGCTTGAAGATGCTATTGATGTTCTCCACTGCTGAACTGGCGCGCTGGGTAGATTCTAAAAGGGTGTCTACTTTATTAGCCCATTGTTCCAGGAAAGCGTCACCTTCGACCCAGATAGCGCACTCGGCTTCGGCACGTTCCAGAGACGGGCGGAAAGCACGATGCTGCATGCTCTTGACTTCGTGTTTCCTTTAGATTTTTCTCAGTGTCTCTGTGTCTCCGTGGTGAGGTGAACGGTTACGTCTGGATGAGATGGAGGAGATGGAGGAGAATGGAGGACGGGCGGTCGACGGTCCAGGATGAAGTCAACCGTCTGACCAGTAACATACAGGGGGAATGAGATACTCAATGTTGGAAGCGATTAGAACAGAGATATGTCCGCCAAAGCCGAAGGAGAGGGAGAGGGCATTTCGGATATGCCTTGATTTTCCTTTCAGCGGGGTGTAGTCAAGATCGCATTCCGGATCGGGATTTTTCAGATTTATGGTTGGCGGGACAAAGCCGACTTCCATGGCCAGGAGGCAGACGATGAATTCCACACTTCCGGCTGCCCCCAGAAGATGACCGGTCAAGGGTTTAGTCGAGCTTAGGGAGGCGGTGAAGGCGTCTTCTCCCAGGGCCATTTTTATTCCCCTTGTCTCCAAAGGATCATTATGCCTGGTGCCGGTTCCATGGGCATTTATGTAATCTATTTCAGAAGGATGGAGCTGGGCTTGGTGCAAAGCTCTTTTTATTGCCCCGGCAATAGAGACCCCCGAGGGGTGGAAGGTAGTCGGATGGCAGGCATCAGCCGCTAAGGCGTATCCCTTTATCTGGGCATACACTTTAGCTCCACGTTTTTCGGCCCTCTCCAGAGATTCCAAAACCACTACTCCACAGCCTTCACCAGGGATAAAGCCGTCTCGATTTCGATCAAAGGGCCGGCAGAGCGAAGAAGAGATTACCCCCATATTTCTGAATCCGGCCAGAATAAGGGGCACCAGAGAGGCCTCGGTAGCGCCGGCCAGCATCACCTCAGCCCTTCCTTCACGAATCAGGTTGTAGGCCTGGATAATAGCGATCGCCCCCGTAGCACAAGCAGCCGCGATGCCTTCAGAGGGGCCATGAAAACCAAAAGCAGCCGCCACCCTCGAAGCCGCCATATTAGGAAGGAAATTATCGTAAAGATGTCCTGAAACCGCGGCCGGCCCTCCTCTAACAAACCCAGCCATTTCCTGCATCAGGCTTCCCAGGCCGCCTTTACTAGAGCCAATTATTACGCCAGCCTTGGCTCTCTCTTCGTCCCTCTCCAAGGCCCCAAACAACCCACTGTCAACCAGGGCCTCAGCCGAAGCCTTCAAGGCAAACTGAATAGAGCGGTCATACTCCACATATTCCTGTTTAATCTCAAAGTCCCTGACCTCGGCTGTCTCTCCCTCAACACCACTCTTCCCTTGACACAGATTCTCCCAGAATTCATCCTTTCCAATTCCTATTGGGGTAACAACCCCCAGCCCGGTGACTACTACTCTTTTCACTTTTCATCATCTTCTCCAGACTCTCTTCGCCTTCTTGGCTGTCAGACAAAGAAGATCCCGCGCCGAGACGATACTTAGTTCTCTTCGGCCGTCGTTGACTACTAAATGGCGAACTTGTTTATTAGCCATAAGAAAATAGGCCTTATCAATCGGATCGCTGGAATTAATAGTAATGGGAGGACTGGTCATCACCTCTGAAGCCTTGATCTTCTCCGGCTCCAGGTTTTTAGCAATTACCTTGCGGACTATATCTGTCTCACTAAGCACTCCTTTCACCCTATCTTTTTCCTTGACCAGGAGGCTGGAAATGCGTTGATCTCTCATCAACGTTGAGGCAATTCTGATATTTTCATTATTTTCTACCATCACCGGCTTCCTGGTCATTATCTTCTCTACCCGATCCCTCCGGCTCCAGGGGAGAAACCCCACCCACGACCTTAACTCTCGTTTCCCCTCCTTTTCTTTTTCTTCAATCTCTTCCCTCGGATATAAGATGTCACGGACAGAAATTATACCTACCTCCACATCCTCTGCTTCGTTTTTTTCTGCCACGGCAACCAGATGGCGAATACGGTTGCGGGCCATAGAAAGATACGCCTCTTCGATCGTGCTGTAAGTCCTGATGGTAATCGGCAGACCGCTCATAATGGTTGAAGTCATAGTATCATCTGGGCTTAAACCTTGGGGTATTAGAGAATAGACTATATCCGCCTCCGTAAGAATACCGATTGTTTCCCCTTCCTTACGAACCAGGAGAGAGCCGACATGGTATTCTTCCATTTTCCGGGCGGCCACTCTGGCACTTTCATCATCAGAAATGGTCAAGATATTTTCGACCATTATCTCCCTTATCAGGGTTTTGAACCAGTTCAGGCGCACTTCTTTCACCTCTCGGCGGCAGATTCATATCTACTCAGCCACAAAGACACGAAGAAGATTTGTGTCTTAGTGGCTAAGTAGTTACGCCGATTCTTCATAAAGACGGACAAGTCTTTTTAACTCCGAGGCGCACTTTTTAGAGGCAACCATGATTTTGTCATTGGCCTGGACAATAATCAGGTCACAACCCCCCATCGTAGCTACCAGTTGATCCTGGGAATAGATCACACAGTTACGGGTGTCAAGGGTAAGGACATTCCCCTGGAGTAGATTGCCGTTTTCGTCCGGCTCCATAACCCGCTCCAGGGCCGCCCAGTTCCCGACATCATCCCACTTGAATTTTGCCAGGATGACCAGGATATTCTCGGCCTTTTCCATAACACCAAAGTCGATGGAAATCTTTTTAATCCGGCTGAATTCTTTAATGAGGGTAGAGTCCTCCTCTGGTGTGCCAAAGGAGTCACGGATGGCGCTCAGTCTTTGCCAATGTTCCGGCATAAATTTAGCTATAAGTCCCTGAATGAGGCTGTTCCTCCACAGAAACATCCCGCTGTTCCAGAAATATTTTCCACTCGAGAGGTATTCCCTGGCCCTATCTATATTCGGCTTTTCCACAAAACAGGCCACCTTACAGATACTAAATCCCTCCAGGTCAGTCACCTCTTCCCCGGCCTCAATGTATCCGTAGCCGATTTCAGGACGGTCGGGCTTTATCCCCAGGGTAATGATAACATCGTTTTCCTGAAGGAAGTTAATACCCGCTTCCAGGGTAGCCCGAAATTCAGCCTCATCAGGGATATAGTGGTCAGCGGCCAGGACGACCATGATCGCCTCCGGGTCCAGTCTCTCTAAAGAGATAGATGCCAATCCGATACAGGCCGCCGTATCCCGGCCCATTGGTTCCACCACGTAATTCCCCTCCGGTATTTCAGGCAATTGCTGCCTGGCGATATCGAGATGTTCCCGGGCCAGGACCGGAAGTATTCTTTCCGGAGGGAAAATAGGGCTTAACCTCTCTACCGTGGTTTGGAACAGAGATTTATCCCCGACCAGTTTATGAAAGGGCTTGGGCATTTCTTCGGTGCTAAGCGGCCAGAACCTCTCGCCCCTGCCGCCGGCCATGATTACGGCGTATGGTTTACTCATTTGTCAGCTCCTGTTTTCCGGCTCTCCCAAAGTCGTCTTCCAGGCGGACAAGATCGTCCTCCTCCAGGTAGTCCCCTACCTGCACCTCGATTACCGTTACCAGCTCTTCCCCTTTATTCTCTAACCGGTGGGCGGCCTCGACCGGAATAAAGATGTGTTCGTTTTGCTTGGCTGTAATTATCTCATCCCCTACCGTTACCGTGGCTGTCCCGGCAGCTACCACCCAGTGTTCGGACCTTCTATGGTGTAGCTGCAGGCTCAACCGCTTGCCCGGCTTGACCTCAAGCCTCTTTATCTTAAACCCCTCCCCCTCATCCAGTATCCGCCAGCTTCCCCAGGGCCTTTCTTCATATAATAGCTTTTCCATTTATAAGACCGCCTTAGCAGCTATACCCAAATAAAATTGGTTTTCAAGTATTAGCCACTCCTATTATTTGAAAGTTTTCCGACCTGTATGGTTAGAAATTACAAGCAATTCTCCTCAAATCTGAAAGGTTTGAATTTTACATAACCACAGGTGAAACCTGCGGAAACGAAACATCTGCCACAGCTCAACCCTGAAAGGGTTGAATTCTATGTGATGGATAATATTAGACCCTTGCAGGGTCGAGCGTTGCGATTTGTTTCCGTAGATTGCATCTACGGCTATTTAAAATTCGACGCTTTCAGCGTCAGTAGTCTACAACCTAACCGCACAGGTCGAAAAATTTTTGACCTGTGAAATAGGTTTAAATAAAATGCAAGAAACTTCCCATAGGCATAGATATTCAAGCTCTACTACTACTAAAAACAGGTCGCTCCTACGGAGCTGCAAATATATTGCTTTTGCGAAATACTACAAACAGATTGCTCCTAACGGAGCTTTATTCAGATTAGCTCCAGAGGAGCGACATGTTTGTAGGATATATCTCTCATAACAAATTAGCTCCATAGGAGCGATCTGTTTATTCTCTTTCTTACCCTAATTGGGGGATATTTGTATAAACCTATTTCACAGGTCGAAAAATTTTTGACCTAACATCTTAAAACCCAAAAATCTTTTCTACTATACTTTTTCACTTTTTGTCATTCCTGCGCAAGCAGGAATCCAGAAGCCTTGATATTACTGGATTCCCGCTTTCGCGGGAATGACAAGAGGTTATTGTAAGGTATTTATATTTCAAGTAGTTACAAAAAAGTGCAAAAGTATAGCTCTTAATTCAGTCTTTATTTGGCTCTTCTTTTTTACTATCTTTTTTTGCCTGCTCATCAATTGATTCGATTGCTAACTCTATCACCTTCGCAAAAATCTCTGCCTTTTGTTTTTCTCCTAATGCCTCCATTAATAAATCAAATGTTGCTCGAGGCAAGGTATAGGCACCCATATTCTTCTCTCCTCTTTAGTCAATTTTATAAATCTTTTCCAGCAGACATCTTTATCATAGCATAACTTCACTTCCCTGTCAA
This genomic interval from bacterium contains the following:
- a CDS encoding beta-ketoacyl-[acyl-carrier-protein] synthase family protein, with protein sequence MKRVVVTGLGVVTPIGIGKDEFWENLCQGKSGVEGETAEVRDFEIKQEYVEYDRSIQFALKASAEALVDSGLFGALERDEERAKAGVIIGSSKGGLGSLMQEMAGFVRGGPAAVSGHLYDNFLPNMAASRVAAAFGFHGPSEGIAAACATGAIAIIQAYNLIREGRAEVMLAGATEASLVPLILAGFRNMGVISSSLCRPFDRNRDGFIPGEGCGVVVLESLERAEKRGAKVYAQIKGYALAADACHPTTFHPSGVSIAGAIKRALHQAQLHPSEIDYINAHGTGTRHNDPLETRGIKMALGEDAFTASLSSTKPLTGHLLGAAGSVEFIVCLLAMEVGFVPPTINLKNPDPECDLDYTPLKGKSRHIRNALSLSFGFGGHISVLIASNIEYLIPPVCYWSDG
- a CDS encoding CBS domain-containing protein; amino-acid sequence: MRLNWFKTLIREIMVENILTISDDESARVAARKMEEYHVGSLLVRKEGETIGILTEADIVYSLIPQGLSPDDTMTSTIMSGLPITIRTYSTIEEAYLSMARNRIRHLVAVAEKNEAEDVEVGIISVRDILYPREEIEEKEKEGKRELRSWVGFLPWSRRDRVEKIMTRKPVMVENNENIRIASTLMRDQRISSLLVKEKDRVKGVLSETDIVRKVIAKNLEPEKIKASEVMTSPPITINSSDPIDKAYFLMANKQVRHLVVNDGRRELSIVSARDLLCLTAKKAKRVWRR
- a CDS encoding mannose-1-phosphate guanylyltransferase, producing MSKPYAVIMAGGRGERFWPLSTEEMPKPFHKLVGDKSLFQTTVERLSPIFPPERILPVLAREHLDIARQQLPEIPEGNYVVEPMGRDTAACIGLASISLERLDPEAIMVVLAADHYIPDEAEFRATLEAGINFLQENDVIITLGIKPDRPEIGYGYIEAGEEVTDLEGFSICKVACFVEKPNIDRAREYLSSGKYFWNSGMFLWRNSLIQGLIAKFMPEHWQRLSAIRDSFGTPEEDSTLIKEFSRIKKISIDFGVMEKAENILVILAKFKWDDVGNWAALERVMEPDENGNLLQGNVLTLDTRNCVIYSQDQLVATMGGCDLIIVQANDKIMVASKKCASELKRLVRLYEESA
- a CDS encoding phosphomannose isomerase type II C-terminal cupin domain, whose translation is MEKLLYEERPWGSWRILDEGEGFKIKRLEVKPGKRLSLQLHHRRSEHWVVAAGTATVTVGDEIITAKQNEHIFIPVEAAHRLENKGEELVTVIEVQVGDYLEEDDLVRLEDDFGRAGKQELTNE